The nucleotide sequence GGTTATCCTGTCACTCAGGCCAACCCTCCTTCTCAACATACCTTGCATGGTCGACGCAGCTCTTTTTCAAGCCAGCAGCCAAGTCAGCCGCAGGCACTCGAAAGTAGATCGTCATtttcaactcaccttccgAGCGCAACTCAGCCCCAAGGTATCCCAACAAGGAGTAGTCGATCTGTATCCCGAGGGCCATCATGTGATAGGCATGATGGCCAATGTAGCCTTGAGACTACCCCGGCGGGTCACAAGGTTTTAGTCCACAGATCAGCGTCTCAGGACAAGCGAAGAGAACACAGAAACGAAGAAAGCCACTCTCCTCCATCCGTATCAGAGCTCTCTTCTCGTCGCGCCAGATCTTCTTCGAGGGCTACCAatcttcctccttcacAACAAGGGCTTACGGAAGTGTTGATGGCAAATGAAAGACGAAGGGATTCTGGGCACCCAACAGGGCAAAAAGTTTACCACCCAGGAGAGAACGGAAGATACGACAGAACAGCGCAAAACACTGGCTTATATGTTGTGGATGGTAGTCGTGGACGAGCAGGTGATATCCATCGAGTTTCTTCCACTCGATCCAATGCTCGACAACATTCATCACGACAAACGCCTCGTCCAGACCAAAAATTCGATCCCTCGAAGATGTCAATCGCTTGTTTCCGCAGAGTTACAAACCACCTATCTGAGAAGCAAGACAGGGAGACGTGTGATGTTAGGCCGATATGGACATACAGTAACAAGGAAGAGTTATTGTTGACTTCGCCATACCATTTCCGCTTGACCaataaagaaggaatcTCGAGGTGGCGAATGAGATGTCCTCATACAGTGAGCGATCTAATGGATTCTTTGTTTTCTTCACTATTCTTTGTATCGATAGGCTAATGACTGCTCTATTAAAGGATGGTAAAAGCAAAAACCCTTCGGAAGAATGTCGTATCCTTCATGTCGATATGGATTTGTCAGCTGTATCATTGGTCCCAAAGCGAAGCGATAATTCAGTGGACTACTCGGCATACATCCTTCCCTCCAATCAAAGCATCAGTATGACTAACAATGGTGATCAGTCGGGCTGTCAATACGATGATCTGCAATATCAAAGATTGgaagaaaagattgaagaCAATGAGGTGATCCAAAAAGCTATGAAAAAACGATATGTGGAATGGTCAAAAACCAGGCAGGGCAGGAGCAGGTTGAACACTGAAGCAGTGTATAAAAATCTCTTGAATCAATATCAGTTGAAGCAGAGGAAATTAGAAGATCTCAGGAGGGAATTGTCctttgatgataaagtGAGATCTGGTCCTGAGATCATGTCCAGCAAGAAAGAAGAGCGAGCTACTTTATCTGATATACAGAATCGGGTTTATACGATTTCCCAAGATTCCAAATCCTTTGGTGAAAGGGTGAGTACATCATATCAAAACTCGATGCAGTCATTGAATTATCCATCGATTATATATCCAGACCGGAAACCCAATTCACAATTATTATCGAGGTTGATGAGATTGGAAGAATATGTGAAAGATTTAGGCTTTAGAGATCTAAATGGCTTAAATAGTAAATTAATGGATACACTCGCCCGCGATAGCGCTTCAGGTACCTCTGCGTGTAATCGAAATGATGCTCCGAGGATAGTCAAATTAAACGTACCTGGAGATACCGATCAAACTTATACAAATGGGGAAAAAGTGGTAAATGAAACCAATCCTTACTCATTGGCTATCTCTTTGGCTGGTGAAAGTGATAAAGTCGCAAGGGAGATCGTGTCAAGAGTTAAAAGTCTGATCCTTGATACTGAAAGAGATCAGGAGAATACGAAAAGGAATGTAGATACACTTAAAGGAGCGACTGACTTGGCAAATATGACTCAACGCAATCTTGATTCACTTGAAAATAGTTTAGTACAAGAGAGGAAAGGTCAATTTGATGAGCAAGAACGAGAGATTCGaggattgaaagagaaTCTGAATTTGCTCGAGGAAAGTCTATTTGGTTGAATGGTCTGGACAAATCTGTATTTCCCACGAAGTCTTGTAGTGACAGAGACGAGGAAGAGGCAAGACAAACaaatgaagaggaaatgtTTCATTATGCATGTCATAATACGCTAGTACGGCGCTAAGGACGTCATAGATAAGGAAGGACGGAGATGCGCGGTTCTAGAactatacatatatatatcgaACACTGTATCTAAGTTACTACTATTTCTCCCTAAGAAATGTATATCTCGTGAACCTCGTCTCGAACTCTACTTAACAACCTTCGTACTCGCTTTCCGGTCCTGCTCAGGGGATATCGGTGTATCGTCTCGACCTATTATCACAATGCATATGTCGGTCCTGTATAAATTACTGCCAACCACGCTTCTCTGTCCTAGCCTGCCAATTTGAGGCTTCCATGAGTCCACTCTCCACTATATACATACAAAATCTCCTTGATGATGCCATTGAATCAGACTAAAACTCCCTTAGATTCTCAGCTGACGCAGCAGAAGCGCAAATGTGCCGCTCTATTCGTTAGATTTGAGTGTCTTCGCAATGTGAATGATAGGGTCCTGGTCACCCCGATAGCATACCGACTGATCCTCCGGTTCAAGACCAACTACCTCCCAGTCCTTCCATTGTTCAAGATACTTGGCGGTATCATCTTCGTATCTGCTTTTTGTGTCAACTAAGGACTTGTATCCCTCGTGCGTTGGTTCGACAGTAGGgataaatttcaaatacCTTTGCTGCTTCTCGTGGGATTTATAGGAGATTCGAAAATCCACTATTGTATTGTATTCTGATTCCTCTTGTTCACTTTTCGTCCTGCAATCTGGTGCAACAAATCGTTCACAATGAAAGTTTTCCGGAAATTGCTCAAAGGTGTCACTTCCAAACTTTCACTACTCGTGCTGTTGATTAGATTATCATGATTGTACGGGAAAACTTCACCCACATGAAGCTTGGACGATCATCTCAAACGCAATTGAATCACATAAGAACATGCATCATATCCCAGCAACCGACTTGAAGACTTCTGGTGCCACCCACTTGTACtcctttccattcttcgCAAAACCCTCTTTGGCCTGTTCGTAAGCATTTCGATAATCCTGTGACCCCAACGATCAGAAATGACAATAGACTGCCGAGTACTTTAGCCGAGTACTTTAGATATGAACTTACATGATCATCCTTCAGTTCATGCCAAGCAATTGCAGTTTGTTCGTCATCTATGAGCCAATTATTCCATGCGCCAATTTTAGACCCCATGTCAACTCTAAGTAAACCCGTACATGGATCAGGATTTGGTGGCGGAAGTGAATACATTGGATTTGGTCGATCTGGTGGAGAGCAATATGGTTGCTTCGGATCAGCATGAGGTGAGAGGGGTAAAGAGAACTACAAATGGCATTAACCATAGAGGTCAGTAACTATATTGAAGTTCGGCTTCAAATGCGAAATAATCTGGTAAAACAGTATCTTTGCACATACCATTACCCCGCCCATCCTTGCATCTTCGTCCCAGTGATAATtccttgttgaatttggcACATCCGCTACAGCCATCGTTTTCACCTACGTTCTCGAAACAATTGATTCTTTCatgaattcaaatttttcttGCGTTGTATTTCGCGAGGTACCACTCACAACTCCCCAAGAAAAACCGTACATCATTccttgaaaataataatgatatcCTGTCCATCTGCCTAAGGAAGAACCGAAGTAAGTGGGTTGATTAGGATCCAAAGTGAGCAAGGTCTGGAGCAGATTTGGAATGAGTGGTAAAGTCTATATCGAGATTCAGTGGTATATCCAATGGTCGCAATGAGGTTGGATCAGAATACACTGACATCGTCATCGCATTTCCTTGTACAACAGaatctcgtcagctcaacTGTCTGTAGGCGTGATCGGTGCTAGTATAAGACTACGATAATTCACGGCACTCACAGTACCCACCAAGCTTGTCTTGCACCTTCCCTACCTACATATCTTAACCATTCCCAAGATTTACCattattcatattttctccatttttcaatgatttcaaccttatcaaatcattatatttcttcaattcatccTCAATAGCcatttcttcctcctttaACTGCTCATACACTTCTTCTGATTGATCCGGTAATTTATTGACTCCGATGataaattttaattctacTAAATGACGATATTCTACAGGTATAGCATCGAGAAAATTCAACTCCCTAATTAAGTTTCTGCgttttcttgatttttcagTTGGTGTAGAGAAGATATGTAACATTATTAAAGCTGGAGAAGTGATTTGACGATATCTCACtttatcctcttcttcaaaagaatGTTTTGTCGAAGTATATGTTGATTGTGTAAGATATGGTAATTCCCATGAACCTGCCCAAGGAGCTTCTCTTAATTCAGGTATAATTATTGGAGGAGATAATAAATCTGCTGGATTATGTAGGAATTTTTGCCAGTATTTATGCGTCCATGGAGGTGTGCGATGCATAGCCAGattatattgatgatgggATGGAAGATTGATATATGGTATGATGGCTTGTTGTACATGAATTAAGGAAAGGACGAATAATAGAATGGGTATAAGAATTAGAGGAAGTCGAGAACGATATCGAAGGCATAGGAAATTCCATCGAAGGATCTGCATATCTATTGGTTTGTGTGGTGTCAGAAATCCAGATAGAGGATACTAAACCTCAGCGATAAATGATCGTTCTATTGTAATATTAATGACAAGAATCATCAAGGTCAATcatattgatgattctaGCATGTGAGTAAGAGACTCAATGAAAAGCGATACCTTTTAAAACATGATGAATACAAACAAAAGGGTCCTTTGAAGTGCGTCAGAAGTCAGCCCCTATACACACAACACACATACGAGATAATTTAGCAGAGTTCTGACCCTTTAACAAGGATCTCGATCAATGTCAGTGCTGTGTGATACGCCTTGAGTCCGAGCTTCGCACCAAAGAGGTAAACAAGAACTTGGGGAGGTTATTTCAGTTGCTTTAAGTCCTCTGCTTTTCGAACCCGACAAAAGCCCAAATGGCAAATTGACGTGCATTGTGGGCAGCTATCAGCTATCACCAATGGGTTCATCCGCTCCTGATGTTTACTGAGCTTCGTGGAGATACTCAAGATGAACCGAGCGTTGGAAGGGCGTGAGTTTTGGCGTCAATAATCATCCAGCTTCTGTCGACTTGCAGAGTACCATTTGTTAGCCTTCTAGTATACACAAATGGTCATGACTGGCTGTTCTCCGAGTCATGTCCGTGCTTGTTGACAATGAAGGAGGTAGATCGTTATTCAATACGACTAAGACTCTGCATTCATCGCCATAATTTCGGTTGACGCGTCTTGCGGAAATAAATTACTTGACCAGTCGCGTCCTTGATCGTTTCGAGTCGCGTGGTGAAGGGGTTAAAGGAGATTTAATTCATGTCCATGTAAACATAGAGGttcattcatcaacaataatGAGCTTTCTTTCGCATTCAATCTCACATATCATTCACATTCAAGAGATTCAGACGAAAGACTAATATATAAACACGACCAGGCGCTCCCGTTCAGGCTCAGTTCATTCGATATAGCTTTTTCCGATCAGCAACGGGTACAAGACTAGATACCGAAACCTGCCTTGACATTTCATTTTCCATCCACTTGGTCTGCTTGactcttcttgatcttaaGTATAGCGAGAAGACGCCATGGGCAGGGAGATTATATCTTTGCAGGTGAGCTGAACGTGCTGAGAATGATAGGCTTAGCTTTAGCTCACAAAAACATCTGTTCTCGCCTTTTAGGCCGGTCAAGCTGGTAATCAGAGTAAGTGATATATATCTATTTTGACCATGCTCACTGTCGTCACGCTGAATTAATATGAATCATCTCGCATCGCAGTCGGTGCTCAGGTGAGTCAGATATACATCACAACCTGCCTTGTCAAGGTCGCATGTATAATATAGAGCTAATTCTCACATGCTATATCTGTAGTTCTGGCAAAAGCTTTGTGCAGAACACGGTATAACCCCTCAAGGTAATCTTGAAGAGTGGGCTCAAGATGGAAGTCAAGGAGATAGGAAAGATGTTTTCTTCTATCAAGCGGATGATGAACATTATATACCGAGAGCTATCTTGATAGATTTAGAACCAAGAGTGCGTATAACACGAATTTTCAGTGGGTGATTCAAGAGAGCCTGATGTTTATGTGTGCTATTGATAAATAGGTGATCAACAATATTCTTTCATCACCTTTCAAAGGCTTATATAATCCCGAAAATATATTCGTTTCGAAAGATGGTGGAGGTGCAGGAAATAATTGGGCACAAGGATATAGTGCAGGAGAAAGGttatatgatgatttgatagaGATGATTGATCGAGAAGCAGATGGTAGTGATAGTTTAGAGGTAAGTTAAAGTTCTTCTCCTCAATCACATTTACTGGtgaaaataatcatttgCTGATTTGACTTTGGTGTGAATAGGGATTCATGCTTCTCCATAGTATAGCAGGAGGAACAGGATCCGGTTTAGGATCGTATTTACTGGAAAGACTTTCTGACCGATTTCCTAAAAAACTCATTCAAACATATTCAGTTTTCCCAGAAACGAGTGACGTCGTGGTTCAACCGTATAATTCGATATTAGCTATGAAGAGATTAGTCAATAATGCAGATAGTGTAGTGGTTTTGGATAATGCTGCTTTGACAAGAATAGCAGCGGATAGATTACATGTTCAAGATCCAAGTTTCGTTCAAACAAATCAACTTGTAGGTCCGCTTCGTTTCAAGTGTTTTCCTGGTAACGTAAGGTGTCGCACTGCTGATGTGTTGAATAGGTATCAACGGTTATGGCGGCTTCGACTACTACGCTGCGATATCCATCATACATGAATAACGATCTCGTCGGAATTATATCGAGTCTTATACCTACACCTAGATGTCATTTCCTTATGACATCCTATACGCCGTTTACAGGGGATGAGATAGATCATGTACGTCGCATCCATGCTGTAATCTTTCGGCAGTAACAAACTGACCTACATCGATATCCAGGCCAAAGCTACACGTAAAACCACCACACTAGACGTAATGCGTCGACTTCTTCAACCAAAGAATAGAATGGTTTCTACAATctcaacaaaatcatcagcttataTATCGTGTTTAAATATAATATCTGGTGATGTAGATCCAACAGATGTACATAAAAGTTTGTTACGTATAAGAGAAAGACAATTAGCCAATTTCATACCTTGGGGACCTGCAAGTATACAAGTTGCTTTAACACGTAAGAGAGGTGGTCCACCAGGAGGTCCAAATAGTAATAGAGTTAGTGGAGTAATGATGGCTAATCATACTAGTATAAATTCTGTAAGTTCCAGCCTGACAATTTTGCCTTTCTTTTCTGTCCTTGACTGCTTGTCATCAAGCGGGGTTCATAAGTAGGATACTAATGTTATTATTCATTGCTAGCTCTTCAAAAGAATGTTACATCAATATGACATGTTACGAAAAAGAAATGCCTTTTTAGAACAATataagaaagaagaaattttcGCTAATGGTTTAGATGAATTCGATGATGCTAGAAGAGTTGTAGCTGAATTACAAGAGTGAGttatttgttttcttttacCACATGATGAGACTTGAATATGCGCTTATGAGGATATTTTGGATGAATAGGGAATACGTCGCAGCTGAGAGTCCAGATTATATAGATTATGGAGCAGGAGCAGATAATCATGTGggtagatgatgatttcttAGATTCGAGGGATTTTCGGTTTGTTCGGGATTTTGCATCAATGTATATAATAGAATGTAATTTCTGTTCTGTCCTGGGTCTGTCCAGATGGGTTTTACACAGCAGCACATTACAAGAGCATCAACAGAATCTGAGTAATGTGTTATACGTATACATTCGATTTTTTAGACAACTTATAATATTATTCAACCTATTTTCACTCTAGCATATCGAGACAGTCTCGCCTTATAGGTTGATCCAAACTCGTTTAAGCAGTTTGCTTTTTGGAAGGATCAGAGGTGAATCTGAGGTAAGGCTGTATTAATGAGATATGAGGAGATATCAGCGTTTGACCTTGAGAAGAATTCTTTCTATAAAAAGGGGAAATCTACAAACTTACGTAAACAGTCTTGACATCATCACCGAAAAGTTCTTTAACTTTTTCGCCTTGAACAGATGGATGCACAATAACATCATCCccttttttccaatttgcAGGAGTTGtaattttatatttatcaCCTAGTTGTAAGGAATCCACACATCTTAAGAGCTCGggaaaattgaatttgacgCCACATTTCATGTGCGGGGCACCGGGATTATCTGGGGTTGAGTGCGGGGATGCAGTCTCTTATCCTGACGTCACGACTATTATTCGACTGGTGAATGACTGTATGGGCATGACTACCTCTAGTAGCTCATACTGTATGCATGTAGAGTGATTTCAACATCTTGCTGGTCTACCCGTCATAAAGTGAAGTCGCCAAGTGTCGTAACATCTTGCAAGCAGCAAGTACCCATGCATAGGCTATCACTATGCTCAACACAAATGCATGCATTGCAGGCTGTCTATGACGAGATTGAAAGACGATTGCTGATCATCCTATAGGTGGTACCGTCCTCCTGATATATGTTGAGCACTGACCTCgaaaaatattcaaaagaagaaaaaacCTAACAACACGTTTCTCTTGCCATCCTTTAACTTGTTATTAACATCTTACTCACTCCTCAACGTACTTTAAACCCCATTCAAGGAGATCAAAACATCTTAGCCTCCGGTTCATCCTCGACACATCGTCAGCAAAAGCAACGTTGCACACAGTGAGTTTGTCGATAGCTCCTTCTATCACGTTGAATGCTGAATACTCATAGGCATTACCTGCTGCAGTCGCTACACGGTCTCATCGACCGTTCTCTTTGAATTGCTTCTCGTTTCCCTTTCTCACCCATCCGTCAAGGTTTCACTTTGCTTCTCAGTCACAGTGAGTCTGCCGATAGCTCCTTCTATCACGCTGAACGCTGAATACTTATAGACATTACCTGCTGCAGTCGCTACACCGTCTCATCGACCGTTCTCTTTGAATTGCTTCTCGTTTCCCTTTCTCACCCATCCGTCAAGGTTTCACTTTGCTTCTCAGTCACAGTGAGTCTGCCGATAGCTCCTTCTATCACGCTGAACGCTGAATACTTATAGACATTACCTGCTGCAGTCGCTACACCGTCTCATCGACCGTTCTCTTTGAATTGCTTCTCGTCTCCCTTTCTCACTCATCTGTCAAGGTTTCACTCTGCTTCTCAGACTCACATCAGCTTCACCGTACACGCATCCTCAGCTCAACCTCTCCCATTCTCCACCATGGACTCGGACGAAGAAGACGCTATACTGCTTGGAAGAATTCAGGATTGGAATGAAGGCGATCCAGATGACGAGAGGCAGAAACGGACTGTGAGCCGATCAACCCGAGC is from Kwoniella pini CBS 10737 chromosome 1, complete sequence and encodes:
- a CDS encoding tubulin gamma chain — translated: MGREIISLQAGQAGNQIGAQFWQKLCAEHGITPQGNLEEWAQDGSQGDRKDVFFYQADDEHYIPRAILIDLEPRVINNILSSPFKGLYNPENIFVSKDGGGAGNNWAQGYSAGERLYDDLIEMIDREADGSDSLEGFMLLHSIAGGTGSGLGSYLLERLSDRFPKKLIQTYSVFPETSDVVVQPYNSILAMKRLVNNADSVVVLDNAALTRIAADRLHVQDPSFVQTNQLVSTVMAASTTTLRYPSYMNNDLVGIISSLIPTPRCHFLMTSYTPFTGDEIDHAKATRKTTTLDVMRRLLQPKNRMVSTISTKSSAYISCLNIISGDVDPTDVHKSLLRIRERQLANFIPWGPASIQVALTRKRGGPPGGPNSNRVSGVMMANHTSINSLFKRMLHQYDMLRKRNAFLEQYKKEEIFANGLDEFDDARRVVAELQEEYVAAESPDYIDYGAGADNHVGR